The DNA sequence AATTGATTTACAACAAGCTGACAAGGTCCAGTGCAGCTGAGGGCACTTACTAATTCCTCCATCCCATTCTCGTGAACACCTGTGAGGAACACAGCTCTGCTGCACAGGAGGGCAGGATCCGGGAGATGCTGATGCAGACCCCTGACACAGACACCCTGAACTCGGTGGGAGAGACCAGGGGGTCAGTAACAGCAACAGACCTGTCGATGGCGACGAAGgacagtggaagagagaagagTAACAAATGCCACATCACAACACGTGTGAAAAGTGCAGAGAGTTCACCCAAAGTACCAGCAGCTCTCCACGGACCTGACCATGCTGAAGGGCATCACAGTCACTCCCACTAGAAAGTCTGCACAGGCCAGAGAGGTGATGAGAAAACTGGTTGGTGAGTGCAGCTGCTTAAAATGCAGGATGGCAGTCATCACCAGGAGGTTCCCAAACACGGCCAGCACGGCCCCAAAGCCAAACACCGTGTACAGAATCACCCAGGATGCGGGCGAGTAAGGGGTTTTCACACAGGATCCGTTCAGGTCCTCGTAGCAGAGCGGGACAGCTGTGGGGGTGGATGAACTGCTATTCATGATGCTGCTGTTAATAGCATGTAAACATCTGGAGATGTTCTGCCCTTTCCAATTACATAAAATAGAGCAGTTTTCTATCTCTTTAACTAAATACCCGTGTTACAGTTACCAGATATTATCATAATGCCCTGTCatatatctattttaattttaagctcagaacatataaaataataatatacgCAAGttaaattctcaataaataccactattaataattacttttttatttttattctttagaatATAGTTGAAAACAACTTTCCATATCCAATAAGAGTTTAAGCAAATCTGTGGCAAATTTGCTTTTGCCACAATACATTTCTTGCATtgtaatttatgaaaaaaattttttacctgGACTGGATATTGGATTTATTCCTCATTGTCAAAGTTAGTGAGATATATGTGATTTGTTATTTATTAGTTACCTTTACTACCCTCACCCCCACAAGAACGTCTGAGGAGTTAATGACAAAAACCCCCAGGAAACAACCAGAGCCCATATCAAAATATCTACGGGGGAGTCCCTGTATTGCAAGGTGTGAGCAGAGAGAAGAAACTTATATTTAATAATCTCCAGTGAAAACGTATTGTTTGATGTAGAATGGCCTCACAGCAGGGgtgcagaaaaatgaaaatgagaggatATCTCACTTGTATACAAAGATGCAAATATCCTAAACAGAATGCTTGTAAACCAAACATatcaacatataaaaagatgatGCGTTTGATTCAATCAATGCTAAGAATGGAAATTGCGTTAACATTAGgaaatcaattaatataattCACCATATTATCAAACTAGGATTTTGTGATTATTTGATTAAATGCAATAATAGCaggcattttttcccccactctttTTCTCGCATAATTGCATCAGCATTTCAGGATGCTAAGCAGATGACCTGGTGAGTACATTGGGATTGTCTTTGTATGTTCTATCTGGTAGagatagacatttctcaaaatgggaaaaaagatgTCCACAGTACCCTCAGCTTGAATAACAATAATCCACTCCAGATCTGTGAGTCTGGTGACCCTCTGTATGTGCTTCAGACCATTCATGTGTGGCTCATGATGTAGTATGCTGCTTAGGCTTGTTTAGATTTCAGAGCTAATGTACCATAATCGGTTTTCCCTCTATCTGTGGGAAAAGGTTCCACTTTTCAAGAAACTATAGACTTATCAGGGAATCTAGTTCTGCTTTTGAAATCCCTTCCTTTTTAGTGTCTTCAGTCAGGATTTTAGTCAGTCAGGATTTTAGTTATGTCGGAGTACTTGgtcagttttctgttttcttatcttccttcttccatctctccttctctcctagTCTCTTACTAATTACCCCGTATCTGTCTGGAAATGTGAAAATATTCTGAAGTTCTTCTTCAAATTCTCTCATCACAGTCACGTACTTCCTGAACTGAATATAACTTCAGAAAGCCTACTGTACATCTTCACACCAGTTTTCTTAGAATTTGAGTCACAGCCCTTAGTTAATAACTTTTAATCAGTAGGCATACAGATGTGTGCATCCTAAAACATGATGGATATTCCAGACACACCCACAAGTATCTTCTGTGACTCACAGAGAATAGATTAAGGTGTGCAAGACATGTTACTTTAATGCAGCCATCGTTATAATGGTAGCAAGCAGCAAACAGTATATATAAGTGGTTTGGTTTACATGTATTAAGTCACAAAATGGTTATGTGCAAAAAAAACGAAGTCAGAagtattattatccttattttataatcCTAATGGATTGGGAATGGGTATGGATATATTctaggaagggaagaggaaaatgtgtttttaaaaataatgactgaCATACTTTGCAAATTATATTTATTGCTACATCTAAGACACAGTGTTCCAAGCTCCTTAAAGTTTCAAAACTGTAGTACTAAGATAACTTGAATTTGTAATTCACTTGTAATTTATCTCATAATGCTTGagctaaatgcaaaagaaaaaataattactcTCAAAGAAGTATTAAGTGTTAAAAAATACAtcgaatatagcagtgtgtacatgaacACTGCTATggtttaaatggataaccaacaaaaacctattgtatagcacatggaactctgctcaatgttatttgccagcctggatgagaaggggatttgagggagaatggatacatgtgtgtgtatggctgagtcccttcactgttcacctgaaactatcacaacattgttaatacagtgttgttaatacattattgttaatattgttaatacaatgatcagctataccccaatacaaaatgcttttgttgttaaaaaataaaataaaaacattaaaaatatattggaaaatatttttacaacaaatgtattttttaattatgaaagagtGGGATCAATAAACGTTATCCTTccatcaaaaattaaaagaaataaatccatTTTAGCTAACTTCATTGCCAAAATATgacttttacttctttatttattgATTGCTATGTCTCCGTCTGTATCTGCATCTgtatatcatctgtatatctgtacTCCAGACACTtaaatttaatttacaaatagttttcCAAGTAAGTAATTATTAATCTGAAAAAGTCACTAAGAAATATGGAATTAGACTGACTAGAGACCTGTAGGGAAAGATTTAGGAAGAAAACAGGAACAATATGTACTTAAAAGACACATCCTTCCTAGTAATAGCTCCTGTAAAGAATGATTCAATTCTGAGCAAGCATGTGGcataaataacttattttttggaagaaaatcCACACACCAGTGTCTCTGGAAAAATAGGTCTAacttgtatgattttttaaaaggagaaaatattaaaatgatgagATGTGGAGCATCATTAATTTACAAACATgccacacattttcatttttcaattattaaagaaaaaagaagaaaacattcacCCAAGAATATAATACATTTACTCAATGAGCATTGAAACAAACCTGACTTATCATCGACCTGTTTAGCAACTGGGTTTCAGAGAGACAGCATTTTTAAagggaccatttttaaaaagagacagtcTGAACACTTGATCTGATTATGAAAAGTGATGCAAAATTAGGATGCAAACAATATTTCCCAAAGTTCAATTATACAAAGCTCAATTATTTGAACTTAAGGACATCTTAGAGAGCGAAGAGTATAAACCCCTGATTTTTTTTGATGGGGAAACTGATGAGGGGAGGGGTAAGATATTGTCAAAATAGCTTGACCTGGTGCTACCAGCTTACAGGACCAGGTCAGGATCTCAGAAAACTGCCCTCTGGGTTTCTTTCCCTCACCTCTGCATCTTAATTGTCTCAGGGAAGTAATACATGAGGAGATTAATATTTGCACAGAGTTTTGAATTATCCAATAAACATTTAGAGGATGGCACGCTCTCCTTTCCCTACATTCTGTAGAAACCTGGAAGGAGAAGAATGTTGTATCTCTTCCCAGAATAAGAGGTTTGTCTTTTTCCCCCCTGCTCAAACCCTGGAAGCCTGCCACAAACTTCCAACACAACACAGCCCACCCTCACAGTTCCACTCCTGCTTTTTGCAAAACCCTATCcctagatggttagatggcaccgccgactcaatgaacatgagtttgagtaaagtgtGTGAGATAAtcgaggacagggaggcctggggtgctgcagttcatggggtcacaaaagagtcagacatgacttagtgactgaaaacaagCTTGCATTCAGTCAGTCTTGGTACAAATCAATTGCGGGAGTCCGTGGTGAGAAGATCTCCCGACTCAGGAGAAGTTTCAGCGCCTTCCTGAACCACCGGTAGGAAAAGACATAGATGATGGGGTTGCAGGCCGAGTTGAAGTAAGCAAGCCAGATAAACGTGTCGAAGACCAGCGGTGGCGTGATGAAGCTAAGGAGGCTGTCAACCATCGTGTCGACGGTGAAGGGAAGCCAGCACAAGAGGTACACACCCACGGCGATGCCCAGGGTCTTGGCAGCTTTTCTTTCACGCTTGGCAGCTCCAGCCAGGCTTTTGCTTAAGTTGTTGATCTGCTGAGCCTGCCTGGTTGCAACCACAAAGATCTTCACGTATAAGCTGATCATGATGAAGCAGGGGAAAAAGAACACAGGGAAGTTTAGCCAGCCCCAAAACTTATTGAACAGCAGCTGGCAACTGCCCACACATGGCATCTGTGCTAGCCACGGGTGGAGCCCTCTCTCTACCACGTCTGTGTAGAGCAAGAAGGCAGTGTAAGCTGCTGGCACCCCCCAGCCTGCCAGGATGTACCCGAGGGCCACCCTGACCGTGAACTTAGACGGATAGAGCAGGGGCTCACAGATAGCACAGTGGCGGTCAATGGAAATGAAACAGAGATGGAAGATGGAGGTGAGGCAGAAGAGGGTGTCCAGGTAGGTGTGCAGGCGGCAGAGAGGGTCTCCGAAGAACCAGCAGCTCTCCACGGAGCGGACAGCGCTGAGGGGCAGCACCAGCAGACCCAGGGACATGTCGGCCAGGGCCAGCGAGAGCAGCAAGAGGTTGGTGGGAGTGTGAAGCGCTCTGAAGTAGGTCACAGCGAACACCACAAACAAATTTCCTAGGACCGTGATCAGCACGCCTGCCGCACAGGACAGGTAGATGGTGAGCCGGATGCCCAGGGGATGGACTGTCCTGGGGCAAGACCCATTCACCTGGTAACAGAATGTCTCGGGGCGCTCTTCAGCATCTTGGTTGAGGACCACACTCATTTAtggtttctcttcctcttctctttctgggaagGGTTGCCTGtccccaacaacaacaacaacaaaatttatctGATAAACGACTAGACAGTGAGATCTATAGGAAGAACTAGAGGAAGATTTAAATCAACTGTGCCTTGAAAATCAACTACAGCATGGGACTCAAGGTCCCAGAAGAGCTACTTCTGTTAGCCCTGGTTTGTCTGACTAAGCACTCTTAAAAGTACTGGAGACAACATccttaaagaaagagaagaaggatgTAAGTACATATTTCCTCAAAGAAAAAGCTAGTTATATCacaataagtaagtaagtaagtaagtaggtaaagtcgcttggtcgtgtccgactctttgcgacctcacacctaccaggctcctctgtccatgggattttctaggcaagagtactggagtgggttgccatttatgtCACAGTCGGGagtataaaattattaagaagTGTCTCTTCCATTTTGAAAACGTACCTGCTGTCAAATGTAAACTGAGATATAAGTGATGAGGGGGAATTGGATGAAAATAATCAAAAAGATACaagctttcagttataagatgaataagtacCTGGGATATAAAATAgaacataataaatgtaatgaacactgctgtatgttatacatGGAAATTCTTAGGAGagcaaatcctaagagttctcctcacaaggaaaaaatttaaaattatacagtacTTCAACCTATACAGCactgtaagtcaattatatctcaataaaactggagaaaaaacaaaattatttttgagtcTGAACCAGGGAAGAATTAATTCTTGTTAATAAATCATTACTTGGGGAGATGTAACTTCTGGCTCCACCTTCTAAGAATTAAATAAGCCGACAGTAAAATCAACTGAGTAagctgtttttaatttatttacttatattgaGGTATCATGacatatgggacttccctggttgctcagtcagtaaagaatctgcctgcagtgcaggagacccaggttcgatccccctgggtcaggaagataccctggaaaaggaaatgacaaaccactccagtatctttgcctgaaaatcccatggacagaggagcctggtgggctgcagtccatggggtcacaaagagccgggcACGATGGAGCGACTAACATGCACATAATGACATGTAACCTTAACCTAGTTTCAAGAACAACATaatgttttgatatttatatatatttatgttatgaAATGATCTGCACACTAAGTTTAGTTAGCATTCAACACTGCACAATTTTTCTTATGATGAAAACTTTtcagatctactctcttagcaactttcagatatGCAGTACAGTAATATTAACTTCAGTCATCATCCCCAtgacttaattattttataaacagaTGTGTGAATCTTTTGACACCCTTCACCCTTTCACTCAATTCCAGTCTCTGGCAGcttccagtctgttctctgtatctgtgggcttgtttttttaaattctacatataaaaagtgagatcacacagtatttatttttctctgtctgatttatttcacttagcataatgccctcaaggtccatcaaTATTGTCTCAGATTGCAAGATTAAATTTTTTATGACTAAAATATATTCCattcaatttattatttattttttaattggagggtaactACTGCTTTACAATTTTGCACTGGTTTCTGCTGCCCAACACCACAAACCAGTCATAAGTATaactccctccctcttgaaccttccttaTGCCTGCCCACCTTCCTGcctgtctaggtcatcacagaacaccaggctgggctccctgtgttatatggcaACTTCCCACTGGTTATGATAGTGGGTATATGTCAATGatgctttctcaatttgtcccatcctCACCATCCCCTGCTACATCCACAAGTCTGTTATCTCCATCTGTGTCTCCATCCCTTCCCTGCAAAGAGTAAGCTTTTTGAATTACATGTCAACCCTCCTCAGGAAAAGAATTCAGCAtacaaataattaaatgaatagaATTGCCCTATTTTACTTTTGTGAGCTACACAATTTCTAAAGATAACACAATGTTTACACACCCTGGGGGAACTGTCACaaataaaaaaagcattttatctATCTAGTCTAGTCACTAGTCTGtgaaattttaaacaaagtcTGATAAAATTGTATTCTGAGCTTTTAAGCTACTTACAGAAGAGTCAGAATCACTTCATGGAAAGGAGTTCTTCTTTTAGCAGGTGACATAAGGTACATAGCATTCACTTCCTTTAGCAAAGATGGCAGATGTACAAGCAGGTAATGATTTTATACTCCAAGTAGAAACTGCTCCTCTATTTTGGGATGTGAAACAAATTAGTACTGAAGGAGTACCCAGGGACCTAGTTTGCACAGTTCACAAGTCTCAGTAGTTTAAGGCTCATTCTCAATATAGGATCACTTATCCTGCTAATTAATTAgagatgaaatttaaagacactggatttacattttattttgcttaattttactTTAAGTGTGTTCCATATATCCCTTCTGCTTTAAGATTGTGTATTTTTCTCCCAGCATGAGAAATAATTGAGAATAATCGATCATAAGCCCTTTGGTTTGTGACTCCTACATGGGATTCATCATGGATTCTTTTTAAGCTCTACATTTTGTGCTGGTTAAAGAAATCACAGAAGGTGAAACAGTTCACCTGGACATAGCAAAGTTAGATTCTTGTTCTGCCACTTCCTAGGTCATCACTGATCCTCTTCCTCCCTTTGTTTCCCCATTAATAAGATGACCTATGATTAGACTCATATGCTGTATATCACAGAGATAATATCGAGGAAAATAACATGTTCAATCATACTCTGCTTGTTCTGTTTCTTGGTACCAAACCTCCAGAGGATGGAATGTGTCTTTTCGGCCTTGGAGAAATCATTCCACAGTGCAAATTAAACTGATgtcacaaaaatgacagaattctaAAGGGAACAATAGATTACATCTAGCAGCAGGGGTGTAGGGCAAGGTGGGAAgtccaaaaagaaaggaaggaatttgGCATGTACCTCCCCCTTCTCTGCAAAGTCAGGGACACACCCAGTGTTGACTGTCAGAAACTTGCCTTGTGCATGGTTTTAAGGTGACGGACTAAGACAGAAAAGACAAGCACAAGAAGATACACAATCCATTTGTTTTGCGAACTGGAGGTTCAACTATTAACATCATATGAATACACTCACCTCTAAAAcaatgcacattaaaaaaaaaataagcttttccTAGTCAATACAGATTTAAGGACAAGTGTAGGCTATTTCCATGAAGTAGATCCTATAATTTCTCCTGAACAGAGGCCACAAAACAGACTGTTCAGGAATACCAGCTCCTAGTTTTACATCTTTTCTTCCATCTCCTTCTTCTAAACAAGCCACATCTGGTATCCCAAAGGCCATTCAAGAGTCCACATGGATTATTTTGACTAGTGTGTAATGAGAGACAGGAGTAGCTAAGACAGCTTTTATGTAACCACTTCCTAGCTCAGCAATAATCCTGGAAAGGtggtattatatataatatttatcctGAATTGTCTCTAATTTGCATACTTTCATTCCTATATATattaaaaccaaaacataatATGATGCGGAGTAAACAGTTAAAATCTAGTATTGGAAATTTCAATCTATTTCAATGCCTCCCCCTCACCTAAAGGGTGAAATTCACCCTTTATCGGGCGTAGAAGGTCCTCCCAGTTCACTCCCAACATCTCTGCAGTTTCATCTCCCTATATCACGTGGCCAAACTGGTTTTCACACAAATATCtggctgcttttttcttttgcttgttttattccTCGTGATGAATTATGCTCTGCCAGCCTGAGAAATGTGTTTCCCAGAATCTCTTTATGTATATGATTCCAAGTTAGAGGAACTTTGGGGAGATTTGGAAAGCAGAAATGAAGCTGCAGTCATTATTCTGCTGGTTTTTCCTGGCAGACACAGAAgttgagatgtttggatggcatcactggctcaatggacacaagtctgagcaaacttcgggagctggtgaaggacaggggagcctggtgtgct is a window from the Cervus canadensis isolate Bull #8, Minnesota chromosome 33, ASM1932006v1, whole genome shotgun sequence genome containing:
- the TAAR5 gene encoding trace amine-associated receptor 5, producing the protein MSVVLNQDAEERPETFCYQVNGSCPRTVHPLGIRLTIYLSCAAGVLITVLGNLFVVFAVTYFRALHTPTNLLLLSLALADMSLGLLVLPLSAVRSVESCWFFGDPLCRLHTYLDTLFCLTSIFHLCFISIDRHCAICEPLLYPSKFTVRVALGYILAGWGVPAAYTAFLLYTDVVERGLHPWLAQMPCVGSCQLLFNKFWGWLNFPVFFFPCFIMISLYVKIFVVATRQAQQINNLSKSLAGAAKRERKAAKTLGIAVGVYLLCWLPFTVDTMVDSLLSFITPPLVFDTFIWLAYFNSACNPIIYVFSYRWFRKALKLLLSREIFSPRTPAIDLYQD